The Brassica rapa cultivar Chiifu-401-42 chromosome A10, CAAS_Brap_v3.01, whole genome shotgun sequence genome segment ggcaagcccttctactcttagtgtacccttatcacacaataagtcgtgttcgatccccgttgtgtatactcacatttttttttgtttttaattaaatattcaaacgtTATTTTCGTTTTATTGTAGCTTTTGGCAAGTATAAGACCCTTGGTACAACGGCTGCACACTTGGATTAATCTATCGagagttcacgagttcaatcaacatcagatcacattctttttcattttttttttgtaaactttaaaggaatttgtttttggaaagctaTCCTGAATACTTAAAATGATATCCAGATCatataaatctatcgtctgtgaataaataagttcacatttactctgatatcgaatatccaccatagcctagtggcaagcccttctactcttagtgtacccttatcacacaataagCCGTGTTCGATTCCCGTTGTgtatattttcacttttttgtttttaattaaatattcaaaagttaCAAGTTATTATcgttttattatatcttttggcaagtataacacccttggcacagcggctgcacactttgattcatctttcgagagttcacgagttcaatcaacatcggatcactttctttttcattttttttgtaaactttaaaggaatATGCTAGGCTTTGGTGCATTTTGCTTTCTCACTCtttttctggaaacccatccTAAAAGTACCATAAGCATTTGACAATTCATCAATACATCCTAAAAATTTTTCAATAACaatctaaatgaaaaaaacgtTAGGGATAATTCATTACAAACTTAAACTTAAACGTTAGGGATAATTAATATCAAAGTAGAAAAACAGTGTAGAAAACAGAACAAATATGACATTTTCACTTCCTTTGACCTTCCTGGAAATCTTTATCCATAAACTGGTCGAAGATCTCACAACATAGCTTGCTTCGTAAGTCCATCGCAGtttcatcatttatattagcCATGCTCTTCAATCCCAGTGACCTGCATTCCAGCATCTTCACAACAAAAATACCACAGTTGTATGGAAATTTTGTCTTTGGAAGCCCTTCTGCAAACTTAACTTCAAATGGACTGATATCTTCGAAATTAACCTCTTCACCAAGAAGTTCCATCTTTATGGCACTAATCAACACTGTcataaatacccaaaattatacaataaatcaaTCACCAACAGACAACAAAATGAATATGTAAAAATGCATCACAATCACAAGCAGCAAGtgacaaacttttattttctaaattagctAATATTTTTACCTGCCAGTTCTTGGATTTGATTAAGAGCACGTTTGATATTTGCTTTTGGAAGACCACAATGGAAGAGTGTGATTGTGTTGTCCATCAATTGTATCTCCACCCCAATATAGTGACAGCTCAACTTATCTTCAATGACACCATATATAACATCAACATCTTCCAGCCATACCTTCTTTGGATGTATTAAACCTTTCACAAGTTCGCCTACACAGCCCtccaataacttttttttttcttatgtggctTCCTGACAGATTCATAAGCGTACCCAACCTCTTCTAAGAATTTGACTGGTACAAAGCATGCTGGTGGAAGATTGTTGTTGCGGAACCAAGCACCTTGCTCAACCCTCTTACAATTTAGCATTTCAAATGCAACATTTATGTGCTGCCAATGTAACAATATAGTTAGAAACTTCATATAGAACTGCTATAACATGGACATCTAGCATAGCTCAACTCAACCTCTTCCTAAACATATCACACAATCAAATAGAAGACAGAACAGAGTGTTGATTACCTCTTTGTTGAGATTGTTTTCTGCATCGTCCATTTTTTGAAAGAActctttttcaatttcttttccattgatataaaacggtctgtagttgataaaattaactagtatcaatcgaaacttttacaaaataaattaggaaTATTTATGCGAGGACAAAAAGTTGCTTACACACGATATATGCCCCGTAGATCCATCCAGTGTGTAAGCCTTGAAAACCGAGGAAATTCAGGTGTCACAAATGGATCAATTGGAAGGATTACCTCAGGTGTTACAGGTATAGGAGGGTTTCTAGGTCGTATTGGCCTCTTCTCTTCTCGCTGTAGAAAAGGAAGCAAATCTACTGGCTGAgcatttgctttcttcttcttaccaacaTGTGGCTTcccctttaattaaaaataaagacaaaaattcaggatcgtttttatctttatacttgaatgccttcctaatatgaagtaaaaatattttttataccttTTTTGCATGATCGTCTTGACTTGGTTTCACACTCTTACCCTGCTTTACTTCTATCTGTGAAACAAAACCGATATATCAAACTATTGACCTGAACTTCAATTCAAGTGgatcttattcatttttattacctcTTTTGCCATTTTCCCAACACCATCTTCTGATGGACCAGCTGCTTCATTTTTCTTACAAGCGACAGCCTTCGCCTTCCCCTTTTTGAATGACAAAAATTCAGAtacatttatatcttaattcctagtatgatgtataaatatttcatacctTTTTATCACCATCTCCTTCACTTGGATTCACACTCTGCGTCTGCTCTTCTTCCATCTGAAAATCAATACCGAGATATTAAACAAAtgacattatttttcaattcaagtgatccaaggcatttgttttaccttttttgtCATCTCCCAAACACCATCTACCCATTTTCTTGGTTTTCGCATCTCAGAATGGTGGAAGTAAATTTGTTCTTTAGAATTGTTCAAAGAGACAAAACACGAGCCATCAAACAAAATGACTTTAACTTTTCCAGCGCACCAGGCACCATTGTCGAACGCCTCCACGTCCTGCATTAGCTCATAACTTTTCTTCGCTCCAGATCTCTCAGGTGGTGGTTGAGGACGTATTCTGTCAATTGATACACGTGTCTCAAcactccttttcctcttcttttcgTCCAGAGACGGGACGAAGTACTCAACTTTCACCATCTCAACCCCATCAACCAAATATGTTGCCAACACATTTCCTGGATACCATTTATGACAAGTATTGTCATCTTGTGATGAAATCTCCACATTTGCTCCGATCTCAAAGGGATTTTGAACTCTGCTTTCTACATCCTGTGATGGTTTAGATTCAAGGATATCCAGTCATTTTGATAGTTGCTGAGTATTtattaaaggttttaatgaaagTAATACCTTATTTTGCTCTGTTAAAAGATTTCTGCGAGCTCGGGTATTTGGCTGTGTGTCGGAAATGTTTGGTGAAATGATCTCATTCATAAGCTCGTGAGTCTCCTGAATTCAGGAATGGTTGAATGAACACGTACAAGGGCTTCCAAAAATTACTTGAAAAgtccaattttttaaagaagGTACCTGCTGCGTCTGAATTGGAGTAAGGACTGGAGTCTCAATATTCTGTTGAGCTATTGGAGAACCAGGTGTCTCTTTCGTGATCTCATTCATAGGCTCTCGTGTATCCTGATGTCAGGAATGGGATTATGAACACGTaccaaattcataattttataaataccaacagttttcaaaattatacttgcctcattgttaagttgttcatctgcttgatctgcattggCTTCACCTTGTCTGGAAGCCGTCTCATGAAATGGAGTTGTGTCAGTCTGTGCAAGTACAACAAAAATTAGGAAGGCAAGCCTAAATATGTATAACATCttccaaaattacttgacaactcaaaactgaatcaagaactagataaacattaattttaatttccgaaaaaaaagttacctcattgtttggagtttcatatGAAGTAACTCTTTGTAGTTTCTCTAGGTTTGTCACACGTTCTTTAATCTGTTTCCTGTCTTTTTCAATCAAACACAAACGATCGTTCATGATCCTTAAATTATCTCCCACCATCTCGCTGATTCTGTTGATCTTTGATTCCAAAGACTCCTCCTGATACGAAGTAGAAGCTTGACTCATCCCTCCATTCCCAAACAGTAAAGATGCTCTTCTTATTTCTTCATTAGCACCGTATAGGTCTACTGACATGTTTCGCCAATctctaattttaaacttataaccTCTCTTGGATAAATCGGCCATGTCATCCAGATCTTTATTAGCTTCGTCTCCCATGCAAACATCATCTTCTGGATCATTAGAAATAGGAGGTAGG includes the following:
- the LOC117129058 gene encoding uncharacterized protein LOC117129058 → MGDEANKDLDDMADLSKRGYKFKIRDWRNMSVDLYGANEEIRRASLLFGNGGMSQASTSYQEESLESKINRISEMVGDNLRIMNDRLCLIEKDRKQIKERVTNLEKLQRVTSYETPNNETDTTPFHETASRQGEANADQADEQLNNEDTREPMNEITKETPGSPIAQQNIETPVLTPIQTQQETHELMNEIISPNISDTQPNTRARRNLLTEQNKDVESRVQNPFEIGANVEISSQDDNTCHKWYPGNVLATYLVDGVEMVKVEYFVPSLDEKKRKRSVETRVSIDRIRPQPPPERSGAKKSYELMQDVEAFDNGAWCAGKVKVILFDGSCFVSLNNSKEQIYFHHSEMRKPRKWVDGVWEMTKKMEEEQTQSVNPSEGDGDKKGKAKAVACKKNEAAGPSEDGVGKMAKEIEVKQGKSVKPSQDDHAKKGKPHVGKKKKANAQPVDLLPFLQREEKRPIRPRNPPIPVTPEVILPIDPFVTPEFPRFSRLTHWMDLRGIYRV